In Paenibacillus sp. FSL R7-0345, a single window of DNA contains:
- the rhaB gene encoding rhamnulokinase: protein MNYHIAVDIGASSGRLVLGTIADGSLSLEEIHRFSNGFTERDGSCFWDIDYLFEEILRGLQKAKAAGISKCTLGIDTWAVDYVLLDAEGNRLQEVYAYRDRRTDGVMEEVAKLISPDKVYAKTGIQQLTFNTLYQLYAHDAEELAAADQILLVPDYLYYRLSGRKINEVTNASTTQLLNLAEREYDAELLSLLHLRREQFAPLTEPGEVLGSIKDELKQQYDLPDCELICAATHDTASAVLGVPVQDDRSAAYISSGTWSLLGVELDHPVNTDAAMQANYTNEWGAYGTYRFLKNIMGLWLIQEVRRLDGERYSFAELAELAAAAEGCRSLIPCNDPRFLNPDNMIEEIRLACQESGQPVPVTPGELARCIFDSLALSYRSYLGELEQLTGRPVEVLQIVGGGANNTLLCQLTADIIGREVLAGPTESTALGNLAIQLIHTGEVADIREARTIIGKSFKIQSYLPRPLPQLEGLLARWDALHAVSAAGGSQ, encoded by the coding sequence ATGAACTATCATATCGCCGTCGATATCGGCGCCTCCAGCGGGCGGCTTGTGCTCGGCACCATTGCAGACGGAAGTCTCTCGCTGGAGGAAATTCACCGTTTCAGCAACGGGTTTACCGAACGTGACGGCTCCTGCTTCTGGGACATTGATTATTTGTTTGAAGAAATCCTGCGCGGACTGCAAAAAGCCAAGGCAGCCGGCATCAGTAAATGCACGCTGGGGATTGATACCTGGGCTGTGGATTATGTGCTGCTGGATGCTGAGGGGAACCGTCTGCAGGAGGTTTACGCCTACCGTGACCGCCGGACAGACGGGGTGATGGAGGAAGTAGCCAAGCTGATTTCACCGGATAAGGTATACGCCAAGACGGGTATCCAGCAATTAACCTTTAATACGTTATACCAGCTGTACGCACATGACGCAGAAGAACTGGCGGCAGCTGACCAGATTCTGCTTGTGCCGGATTATCTCTACTATAGATTATCCGGACGCAAGATTAACGAAGTTACCAATGCTTCGACGACGCAGCTGCTTAATCTTGCAGAACGCGAATACGATGCAGAGCTGCTGTCCCTGCTTCATCTGAGAAGAGAGCAGTTCGCCCCGCTTACTGAGCCCGGCGAAGTGCTTGGCAGCATCAAAGATGAGCTGAAACAGCAATATGACCTGCCGGACTGTGAACTCATCTGCGCTGCTACGCATGATACGGCTTCAGCCGTACTGGGTGTGCCTGTGCAGGATGACCGGTCTGCTGCTTATATCAGCAGCGGCACATGGTCACTGCTTGGTGTTGAGCTGGATCATCCGGTCAATACCGATGCGGCGATGCAGGCGAATTATACTAACGAGTGGGGCGCTTATGGAACCTACCGTTTCCTTAAGAACATTATGGGACTTTGGCTGATTCAGGAGGTCCGCAGACTGGACGGGGAACGTTACAGCTTCGCCGAACTGGCTGAGCTGGCAGCAGCTGCTGAAGGCTGCCGCAGTCTGATTCCGTGCAACGATCCGCGGTTCCTGAACCCGGACAACATGATCGAAGAGATCCGCCTGGCCTGTCAGGAGAGCGGACAGCCTGTACCGGTAACGCCGGGCGAGCTGGCCCGCTGCATCTTCGACAGCCTGGCACTCTCGTACCGCAGTTATCTGGGTGAGCTGGAACAGCTGACCGGCAGACCGGTGGAAGTGCTGCAGATCGTCGGCGGCGGCGCGAACAACACGCTGCTGTGCCAGCTGACAGCCGATATTATCGGCCGGGAAGTACTGGCGGGTCCTACTGAATCGACAGCGCTTGGTAATCTCGCAATCCAGCTGATTCATACCGGCGAAGTTGCGGATATCCGCGAAGCCCGGACGATCATCGGCAAGTCCTTTAAAATACAGTCATACCTGCCGCGCCCGCTTCCGCAGCTTGAGGGCCTGCTGGCCCGCTGGGACGCCCTGCATGCAGTATCCGCTGCAGGCGGCAGTCAATAA
- a CDS encoding iron-containing alcohol dehydrogenase produces the protein MSTHVYYVPSINIMGKGCLQEIAPYIQELNLKKALVVTDKFLMQSGIAGKLLAVLESAGIEYVVYDEVKPNPTCKNVHDGVDFLKSHDCDYLISIGGGSPQDTAKAIGIVATNGGHIAEYEGVHKSKNKSLPIVAVNTTAGTSSEVTINYVITDEERKVKMVMVDKNSIATLSVNDPELMVDKPAALTAATGMDALTHAIEALVTPGAYPVTDATALAAVELIFGNLARTVKNGHDIEAREQMVYAIFLGGLAFNNAGLGYVHAMAHQLGGVYDLPHGVCNAMLLPYVEEENAKYVPEKFRAIAKAIGLQVEGKSDKECADFVIESIKELSKEVGIPAKLSELGVDEVDLDLLAENAMKDACAPGNPFIPTKEEVIALFRKIL, from the coding sequence ATGAGTACTCATGTTTATTATGTTCCTTCTATTAACATTATGGGCAAAGGCTGTCTGCAGGAAATCGCTCCATACATTCAAGAGCTGAATCTGAAGAAGGCATTGGTCGTTACCGACAAGTTCCTGATGCAGAGCGGAATCGCCGGTAAACTGCTGGCAGTACTGGAATCAGCAGGTATTGAATATGTGGTATACGATGAAGTAAAGCCGAATCCAACCTGTAAAAATGTTCACGACGGCGTTGATTTCCTGAAATCGCATGATTGTGATTACCTGATTTCGATCGGCGGAGGTTCACCGCAGGATACAGCCAAGGCGATTGGCATCGTTGCTACCAACGGCGGACATATTGCGGAGTACGAGGGAGTTCACAAGTCCAAGAACAAATCGCTGCCCATCGTTGCGGTGAACACAACTGCCGGAACGTCCAGTGAAGTTACCATTAACTATGTTATTACTGACGAAGAACGCAAGGTGAAGATGGTAATGGTCGATAAGAACAGCATCGCCACCCTTTCCGTAAATGATCCTGAGCTGATGGTCGATAAACCTGCTGCGCTGACAGCGGCAACCGGTATGGATGCTTTAACCCATGCGATTGAAGCGCTGGTTACACCGGGAGCTTATCCGGTTACAGATGCTACAGCACTGGCAGCTGTTGAACTGATCTTCGGTAACCTGGCACGGACCGTGAAGAACGGCCATGACATTGAAGCGCGCGAACAGATGGTTTACGCGATTTTCCTGGGCGGACTGGCGTTCAACAATGCCGGACTCGGCTACGTTCATGCAATGGCGCATCAGCTTGGCGGTGTGTATGATCTGCCGCACGGCGTATGTAATGCGATGCTGCTGCCTTATGTGGAAGAAGAGAATGCCAAATATGTGCCTGAGAAGTTCCGGGCAATCGCCAAGGCAATCGGCCTCCAGGTAGAAGGTAAATCTGACAAGGAGTGCGCAGATTTTGTTATTGAGTCGATCAAGGAGCTGTCCAAGGAAGTCGGCATCCCGGCCAAGCTGTCTGAGCTTGGGGTTGACGAGGTAGATCTTGATCTGCTCGCCGAAAATGCAATGAAAGACGCCTGTGCGCCTGGTAACCCTTTTATTCCAACCAAAGAAGAAGTTATCGCCTTGTTCCGCAAAATTCTCTAA
- a CDS encoding DeoR/GlpR family DNA-binding transcription regulator — protein sequence MLAAERRNRIIDLVHQDKRVLVSDLSRMFEVTEETIRRDLEKLEKDGIVSRTYGGAMLNRHTNEDLPFVTRNALNTDIKRNIALKALDLINDGDTLMVDPSSTSFEFLKLLGNKNNLTLITNSINILQEFANSGMNIISTGGALRHRSLSLVGPVAHDTIQRYNVDTAVISCKGIDMDRGITDSNEPECELKKYMLRQAEKVVLLADHTKFDKTAFTKLVELNRIDVLITDRKPSEAWLKRLAKENIEVLC from the coding sequence ATGCTGGCTGCCGAAAGACGCAACAGAATTATAGATCTAGTGCATCAGGATAAACGGGTACTGGTTTCCGACCTGAGCCGCATGTTTGAGGTAACAGAAGAAACGATCCGCAGGGATCTGGAGAAGCTGGAGAAGGACGGGATTGTCAGCCGGACTTACGGCGGGGCCATGCTCAACAGGCACACCAACGAGGACCTTCCATTCGTAACCCGCAATGCGCTTAATACCGACATCAAACGCAACATCGCGCTGAAGGCGCTTGATCTTATTAATGACGGGGATACCCTGATGGTTGACCCCAGCTCTACCTCTTTTGAATTTCTTAAATTGCTAGGTAATAAAAACAACCTGACGCTCATCACCAACTCGATCAATATTTTGCAGGAGTTCGCGAATTCCGGCATGAACATCATTTCCACCGGCGGCGCCCTGCGTCACCGTTCCCTTTCGCTGGTCGGTCCGGTCGCCCATGATACGATTCAGCGCTACAATGTGGACACGGCCGTCATCAGCTGCAAGGGGATTGATATGGACCGGGGAATTACCGATTCCAACGAGCCGGAATGCGAGCTCAAGAAGTATATGCTGCGTCAGGCAGAGAAGGTTGTGCTGCTGGCGGATCATACGAAGTTTGATAAGACCGCTTTTACAAAGCTGGTGGAGCTGAACCGGATTGATGTGCTGATCACTGACCGCAAACCGTCTGAGGCATGGCTCAAGCGGCTGGCCAAAGAGAATATTGAGGTTCTCTGCTAG
- a CDS encoding L-serine ammonia-lyase, iron-sulfur-dependent, subunit alpha: protein MVNLLEVLKKEIVPAEGCTEPIAVAYAVSLAAELLQEDLTGIQLFLSGNIVKNAMGVGIPGTGQTGLPIAAALGAVIHRSHRKLEILSGLTADELVQANAIIDRKLLTVELKDTPEKLYIEARVQSANHRATAVVAKEHTNIVLLEKDGVPIDIHKDKGDCGEDEQLSPEDYAVSLEGIYEFVCNTDFADLEFLLEGARMNKAISDEGLRGDYGLQVGKKMSQRSAVNLFGNDVANSVIAATAAASDARMDGSAMPVMTTAGSGNQGIAATLPVIKLAELMGKNDELLARAIALSNLVTVHVKHYIGRLSPLCGSGIAGGVGANSGIIYLMGGSLDQIKHGIQNTIASLSGMICDGAKSTCALKISTATNAAIQAATLAMNNISPSDNDGVIFEKVEDTIANMERLVQEGLAATDETILNIMLSKA from the coding sequence ATGGTTAACTTACTTGAAGTATTGAAGAAGGAGATCGTTCCGGCAGAAGGCTGCACGGAGCCGATTGCCGTAGCCTATGCGGTCTCTTTGGCGGCAGAGCTGCTTCAGGAGGACCTTACAGGAATTCAGCTGTTCCTCAGCGGTAATATTGTTAAAAATGCGATGGGTGTCGGTATTCCCGGTACAGGACAGACCGGACTGCCGATTGCAGCGGCACTTGGCGCGGTAATCCATCGTTCCCACAGGAAGCTGGAGATTCTCTCCGGACTGACAGCAGATGAGCTGGTCCAGGCGAATGCGATTATCGACCGGAAGCTCCTGACGGTAGAATTAAAGGATACCCCGGAGAAGCTGTATATAGAAGCCAGAGTACAGAGTGCGAATCACCGGGCGACAGCGGTTGTTGCCAAGGAACATACTAATATCGTGCTGCTGGAAAAGGATGGAGTCCCGATTGATATCCATAAGGATAAAGGGGATTGCGGGGAGGACGAGCAGCTAAGTCCCGAAGACTACGCCGTTTCTCTGGAAGGGATCTATGAGTTCGTCTGTAATACAGACTTCGCTGATCTGGAGTTTCTGCTGGAGGGCGCCAGAATGAACAAGGCCATTTCAGATGAGGGACTGCGGGGAGATTACGGACTTCAGGTCGGCAAAAAAATGAGTCAGCGCTCAGCGGTCAACCTGTTCGGCAACGATGTTGCCAATTCCGTGATCGCCGCAACGGCTGCAGCTTCTGATGCGCGGATGGACGGCAGTGCCATGCCGGTAATGACGACGGCCGGCAGCGGCAATCAGGGAATCGCAGCTACGCTGCCTGTCATTAAACTGGCCGAGCTTATGGGCAAAAATGATGAGCTGCTGGCCCGGGCCATCGCCCTCAGCAATCTGGTCACCGTCCATGTCAAGCATTATATCGGCCGGCTCTCGCCGCTGTGCGGTTCAGGGATTGCCGGCGGTGTCGGGGCGAACAGCGGGATTATCTATCTGATGGGCGGGAGCCTGGATCAGATTAAGCATGGCATCCAGAATACCATTGCTTCCTTGTCCGGCATGATCTGCGACGGGGCCAAATCCACCTGTGCGCTCAAAATTTCCACCGCCACCAATGCGGCAATCCAGGCGGCTACGCTGGCGATGAATAATATTTCGCCGTCAGACAATGACGGAGTTATTTTTGAAAAGGTAGAGGATACGATTGCCAACATGGAACGGCTCGTCCAGGAAGGGCTTGCCGCTACCGATGAGACGATTCTGAATATTATGCTGTCCAAAGCCTGA
- a CDS encoding response regulator transcription factor: protein MATILVADDDVNIRELVCLFLRNDGFTAVEAADGKEALDVYASVPVDLVILDIMMPVMDGWTLCKELRKTSPDLPLLILTARGETWEKVKGFELGTDDYLTKPFDPLELTVRVRALLKRYKIGTTQSISLGHVVLDRLTYKVTWGTEALTLPLKEFELLYKLASTPGQVFTRGQLIEQIWGMDYTGDDRTVDVHIKRLRERFAESAGFRIETVRGLGYRLEAAR from the coding sequence ATGGCTACTATACTGGTTGCAGACGACGATGTGAACATACGCGAACTTGTCTGTCTGTTTTTGCGCAATGACGGATTTACTGCTGTTGAGGCGGCCGATGGAAAAGAAGCGCTGGACGTTTATGCTTCGGTGCCGGTTGATCTGGTCATTCTGGACATTATGATGCCGGTGATGGACGGGTGGACCTTATGCAAGGAGCTGAGAAAGACTAGCCCGGACCTGCCCCTGCTTATACTGACGGCGAGAGGGGAGACCTGGGAAAAGGTTAAAGGCTTCGAGCTTGGCACAGATGATTATCTGACTAAGCCCTTTGATCCGCTAGAGCTGACCGTCCGGGTGAGGGCCTTGCTGAAGCGTTATAAAATCGGCACCACACAGTCGATTTCACTTGGCCATGTTGTTCTGGACCGGCTGACTTATAAAGTGACTTGGGGGACAGAAGCTTTAACCCTGCCGCTAAAAGAGTTCGAACTGCTGTATAAGCTTGCCTCCACTCCGGGTCAGGTCTTTACGCGCGGCCAGCTGATTGAGCAGATCTGGGGAATGGATTACACCGGGGATGACCGCACGGTGGATGTACATATTAAACGCCTGCGTGAGCGGTTTGCGGAATCGGCCGGCTTCCGCATTGAAACCGTCCGCGGGCTAGGTTATCGGCTTGAGGCGGCCAGATAA
- the gnd gene encoding phosphogluconate dehydrogenase (NAD(+)-dependent, decarboxylating): MKVGLIGLGKMGFNLGQNLLEHGHEVVAYDVNTAAVAELGAKGAAGAASLAELVGKLDAPRVAWIMVSHQFVDSVIAELTPLLSKGDIVIEAGNSHYKESIRRHGELEQSGIYYLDAGTSGGMEGARNGACYMIGGDEEAWAVAEPLFRDTSVENGYLYAGKSGSGHFLKMVHNGIEYGMMAAIGEGFEVLEKSGYDFDFEQVARVWNNGSVIRSWLMELVERAFSKDAKLDDIKGVMHSSGEGRWTLETAFDLQAATPVIAMSLLMRYRSLETDTFTGKVVAALRNEFGGHAVEKN, encoded by the coding sequence ATGAAAGTCGGACTAATCGGACTGGGTAAAATGGGCTTCAATCTTGGCCAGAATCTGCTGGAGCATGGACATGAGGTTGTGGCATATGACGTTAATACTGCTGCAGTTGCCGAACTGGGCGCCAAAGGGGCTGCCGGGGCAGCAAGCCTGGCAGAGCTGGTGGGCAAGCTCGATGCCCCGCGGGTTGCCTGGATTATGGTGTCGCATCAGTTTGTTGATTCTGTAATTGCCGAACTGACTCCGCTCTTGTCCAAAGGTGACATTGTTATTGAAGCGGGGAACTCGCATTATAAGGAATCGATCCGCCGCCACGGCGAGCTGGAACAATCAGGGATCTACTATCTGGATGCCGGGACTTCGGGCGGTATGGAAGGTGCCCGCAATGGCGCCTGCTACATGATTGGCGGAGACGAGGAGGCCTGGGCTGTGGCTGAGCCGCTGTTCCGTGATACTTCTGTGGAGAATGGCTACCTGTATGCCGGCAAATCCGGCAGCGGCCACTTCCTTAAGATGGTTCATAACGGGATTGAATACGGCATGATGGCTGCCATCGGTGAGGGCTTTGAGGTTCTGGAAAAAAGCGGCTACGACTTCGATTTCGAGCAGGTTGCCCGCGTGTGGAACAACGGGTCGGTCATCCGTTCCTGGCTGATGGAGCTGGTAGAGCGCGCCTTCTCGAAGGATGCCAAGCTGGATGACATCAAGGGCGTTATGCATTCCTCCGGTGAAGGCAGATGGACACTGGAAACAGCGTTTGACCTGCAGGCGGCCACACCGGTTATTGCGATGTCGCTGCTGATGCGTTACCGTTCGCTGGAGACAGATACTTTTACCGGTAAGGTAGTTGCTGCTCTGCGTAATGAATTCGGCGGACATGCGGTGGAAAAGAACTAA
- the zwf gene encoding glucose-6-phosphate dehydrogenase, with the protein MESSTFVLFGATGDLAKRKIYPALYNLFADGKLSGPLSVIGLGRRELSNETFQAQVLDSLRTFSRRPVTDSAGLQRFLLAFEYSVLDVGRKEDYTKLLAHVQRREAELDIAGNRMFYLSVGPEFFGPIAAGIHDSGLGDTTGWKRLIIEKPFGRDLQSARELNASLNAAFREEEIFRIDHFLGKPMVQNLEVLKYSNPVLRALWQNRYIANVQITAAETVGVEERAGYYDKSGALRDMFQNHMLQLLMMMAMQLPKDSSPDDVRSKKRHVIRSVRPLLKEELSQHVVRGQYGAGRIKGKAVPAYLSEPGIEASSQNETYIAARLRIDDPMWSDVPFYIRTGKRMKEKSTRIVIEFKEPFNDSHNVNRDKLPLDPNLLVIEIGPGEGISLQLNTKNPRQHGALEPVSIRHNSANPDLPEAYENLIYDALLGDATFFAHWEEVELSWQWVQPIIEAVEEGKLPLHTYAAGSNGPDAADELLGEDHWWLDEPEEDVEASAGPDEQALQAGA; encoded by the coding sequence GTGGAATCATCTACATTTGTGCTGTTTGGTGCTACCGGGGATCTGGCGAAACGCAAAATCTATCCGGCTCTATATAATCTGTTTGCCGATGGCAAGCTTTCGGGTCCTCTCTCCGTAATTGGCCTGGGCAGAAGAGAGCTTAGCAATGAAACGTTTCAGGCGCAGGTGCTGGACTCGCTGCGTACCTTTTCCCGCCGTCCTGTAACGGATTCGGCCGGGCTGCAGCGTTTTTTGCTGGCTTTTGAATATAGTGTGCTGGATGTTGGACGTAAGGAGGATTATACGAAGCTGCTGGCTCATGTGCAGCGGCGGGAAGCGGAGCTGGATATAGCGGGTAACCGGATGTTCTATTTGTCGGTTGGTCCTGAGTTCTTCGGTCCGATTGCCGCGGGTATTCATGACAGCGGTCTGGGCGACACAACGGGCTGGAAACGCCTGATTATCGAGAAGCCGTTCGGCCGGGATCTGCAGTCCGCACGTGAGCTTAATGCGAGCCTGAATGCAGCGTTCCGCGAAGAAGAGATTTTCCGGATCGACCACTTCCTGGGCAAACCGATGGTGCAGAACCTGGAAGTGCTTAAGTACTCTAATCCGGTGCTCCGGGCCTTATGGCAAAACCGTTACATTGCTAACGTTCAAATTACAGCCGCAGAGACTGTAGGGGTTGAAGAACGGGCAGGCTATTATGACAAATCAGGTGCGCTGCGTGACATGTTCCAGAACCATATGCTGCAGCTGCTGATGATGATGGCCATGCAGCTGCCAAAAGACAGCAGTCCCGACGACGTCCGCAGCAAGAAACGCCATGTTATCCGCTCTGTGCGTCCGCTGCTGAAGGAAGAGTTGTCGCAGCATGTGGTACGCGGGCAATACGGTGCAGGCCGGATTAAGGGTAAAGCGGTCCCGGCCTACCTTAGTGAGCCGGGCATCGAGGCCTCCTCACAGAATGAAACGTATATTGCCGCACGGCTGCGGATCGATGATCCGATGTGGAGTGACGTGCCATTCTATATCCGCACCGGCAAACGCATGAAAGAGAAATCAACCCGAATCGTTATTGAGTTCAAAGAACCGTTTAATGACTCTCATAACGTAAACAGAGACAAGCTTCCGCTTGATCCGAATCTGCTGGTCATTGAGATCGGCCCCGGGGAAGGCATTTCATTGCAGCTGAATACCAAAAATCCGCGTCAGCATGGAGCGCTTGAACCTGTAAGCATTCGCCATAATTCGGCCAATCCCGATCTGCCGGAAGCTTATGAGAATCTGATCTATGATGCGCTTCTCGGTGATGCTACTTTCTTCGCTCACTGGGAAGAGGTAGAGCTGAGCTGGCAATGGGTGCAGCCGATTATTGAGGCTGTTGAGGAAGGCAAGCTTCCGCTTCATACGTATGCCGCCGGTTCTAACGGTCCAGATGCAGCAGATGAGCTGCTGGGCGAAGACCACTGGTGGCTGGATGAGCCGGAGGAAGACGTTGAAGCATCCGCCGGACCGGATGAGCAGGCGCTCCAGGCAGGAGCATAA
- a CDS encoding helix-turn-helix domain-containing protein, producing the protein MDQEIRPLLAKVEHAYHIVGKKWVNFIFHVLMEGPKRFSELHTLIPDLSKRILNERLKELEGCGLLTRTVIPDRPVRTEYSLTPKGQELGAALSHVEKWAVKWL; encoded by the coding sequence ATGGATCAGGAAATCAGGCCGTTACTTGCCAAAGTAGAGCATGCTTATCATATCGTCGGGAAAAAATGGGTTAATTTCATCTTTCATGTACTAATGGAAGGCCCCAAACGGTTCAGCGAGCTGCACACCCTCATTCCGGATCTGAGCAAACGCATATTGAACGAGCGGCTGAAGGAGCTGGAGGGCTGCGGCCTGCTTACCCGCACCGTAATCCCGGACCGGCCGGTCCGGACGGAATATTCGCTGACACCAAAGGGACAGGAGCTTGGGGCAGCGCTCAGCCATGTGGAGAAGTGGGCGGTTAAATGGCTGTGA